The genomic window TCAATACCCTTCTCGCAGAGCACTACATTAGCCCCGGTGGAGGCTATCTTGTCTACCATGCTCCTCAACATCCTGATCTCCTCATCTAGGAAGGCCTTCATCTGCTCAGGGCTCGTTATGTTAATCTTAGCAGTCATCTCGGTCTTCTCGACTTCCAATGGGCACTCTAGTAGAGCTATCTTAGCCTTCTCTACCCTCTTCGGCATGCCTGGATGAACAACCTCCTTATCAACAACCACTCCGTTAATAAGCTGGGTCTCCGCCAGCGATTCACCACGCTTCTTCTCCACCTTCACGTCGTCGATGTCGACCACGTACTTACCGTCGGTCTTTCTAGCTACTTGAAGAATAGCCTTAACGCTCAGCTCAGCGAGAAGATCCCTAGCCGATGCCACTGCCGCCTTGCCAGAGAGCGTAGTTAAAGCTATTTTTTTAAGCAATTCTTTATCAGTAGGATCGACTGACTTAGCCACCTCACTGAGGATGTCGAGCGCCTTGCTCATAGCCTTCCTGTAGCCATCCATTATCACCGTAGCGTGCACATCCTGATCTAAGAGCTCCTCAGAGTTCTTCAGGAGCTCGCCGGCTAAGACTACTGCCGTCGTGGTTCCATCGCCGACCTCGGCGTCCTGAGCCTTCGCCACCTCAACCATCATCTTAGCCGCTGGATGCTGAATGTCCATCTCCTTAAGTATAGTGGCGCCGTCGTTAGTAATAGTTACATCTCCAAAGCTACTGACGAGCATCTTGTCCATGCCCATGGGTCCTAGCGAAGTCTTGACTGCTTCGGCGATCACCTTCACAGCCATTATATTGGCTCGCTGAGCATCTCTACCAACAGTCCTCGAAGTTCCCTCCTTTAGGACGAGGACCGGGACTGCAGATACAGCCATGCATCATCCCTCAGGGAGAGGGGAGGATACTTCTATAAAAACTTTCTACACGCCTTTACTTTAGGAGCTTCTCTTCGTACTCCTTTAAGTAAGCCATCGACTGCCTAACATCTACGAAGAGCTTTTCCGCGTGATCAACGTCCTCCTCTGAGACCTTCGCCCTACCCCTTCGCCTAGCTATTTCAAGCGCAGGTGAGAGAAGCTGGACAGCGTAGCGAAGAGAGTTTTCAACGCCTATCTTAACGAGCCTCTCTAAGGCACTCTCGTCCAAGTCCACCTTCTCCTCGGTCGCCCTTATCTTTAAGATCTCTCTAATCTCATCGGGCTTGTACTCTCGCGTAGTTATTATTAGCAACCTGTCGAGCAAGTCTAGGGGGATGCCGTGGGGAGATATTATGTCGGTTCCCTTCACCTTAGTTATGCCTCTATTAGTAGCCAGTATGATTACTGGGGCTAGCTCTCCCTCCATGGCCCTCCCTAAGAAGGAGAAGGCCTCTATGTCCAGGGCGGAGACCTCGTCTATGAATAAGACCCCGGGTATTACTTCAGCTCGGCCCTCATCGACCCAGCGCTTTACCATTTCATCTACACCCTGCCTAACATCGGGCGGAATCTCGCGCTCCTCCCTCCCACCGAAGAGCAGTGTAAACACGCTCCCACGCCTACTATGCATCTCATCCAAGTCATGGAGGGTTACCGTGTGTATGAACTCCTTCTCCTTAACTATGGGCCCCGAGGGGAGGGGGACTCGTGGAGTAGACTCAATGTCGTAGCGAGCCTCCTCAGGGGCCTCGACACACCTCCCTAGCTTCGTCACCCTGCCAGTTTCAGCGTCTATCCACACTACATCCCCCTTCGATACCCCTCTAGCGATCAGCTCAGTGGCGACTGTCTCGTCCACGTTAAACGACCTCTCCTCACTAGTAGTCTTTAGCTTCACTCTAGCGCCCGCCGGCACTTGCTGATAAGGATTGTACGGATGCCTACTAGTCCTTATCTCCACGTCAGAGACCATGCCCTCATACACCTTCCTAACCTCCCTAATCCTCACACCAATGGCCTTCCTCATGGCCTGCATTAACACCTCAGTCTTCTTCATCTCAGCTGAGTATATCTCTGAGGCCGTTATCATCATGAAGGGCACGTCCTCACCTAGCTCCTTAGCTATTGCTGAAGCTAAGGCAGTTTTCCCGGTGCCTGGGGGGCCAGCTAGTAGCACTGCCCTACCGGCCATCTTGCCCCTCTTAACCATATTGACTATGATGCCGGCGGCCTCCCTAGCCTCAAGCTGCCCCACCATGCCAGCAGATACTGGTAGAGCCTTTCCATCCTTTAGGCCCAGCCCCTTGATGTGACTATGAGCCCCGACCCTCTCAAACCTCCTAAGCTCCGAAGTCCTGCTCATGCAAACCTAAGCTAAGTAGGCGGGTGAATAAAGGCTTTATCGTTAAAGCGACGACAACGTCCTAGTAAGTGAGCTAAGAGAACTTATCCTTAACCTAGGCGGCGTGGGCGCTAGAAGTTGCTGAGGCCTACGCTCAATTAGCACAGCTTCTATACCTACCCCCCTGGCCCCTTCGATGTCAGCGACGGGGTCATCGCCTACAAACGCAGCTTCGCTCGGGCTAACGCCTAAGCCCTCTAGGGCCTTAATGAACATCGCTGGGTGAGGCTTCCTCCACCCCACTTGAGCTGAGGTAACGAGTATCTTGAAGAAGCCCGAGAGGCCGAGTCTACGTAGAGTCTCTTCAGCCAGTCGGTGAATACTTGCGTTAGAGACTACTGCCATCGACACTCTCATCTCAGAGAGTTCTTCAAGGGCTCTTAGAGCGTCGTCGTAGACAAAGCGATGTTCTAAGATAGCCTCGCAGTGCGCCTTTAAGGCCTCTGCCACAAGATCCTTGCTAGGCTCTATGCCTAATGACCTAAGATCCTCAGCCATCCAAACCTCTCCAACAACCTCCCTCAAAGAGGTCTTCCTAAGTTGGTTGAACCTATCCCTATTCCTAAGCCTAACTTGAGCGACTTCGCGCTCACTGACCTTAAAGCCCCTCTCTTTAAGCAGTTTCACCAATGAGCTGACTGAGGCCATGAAAGCCTCGCGGGTATCAGACCCGCCTACTAAAGTCCCCCCTAAGTCAAAGAGGACCGCTGAAAACCTCAAGCACCCCACCGCGCACATAAACGCCCACCCGCTGGCCCTTAGCTATTGTCGCTGAAAAACTTAATCCACTCCTAGGAGGCCTGCTTAGAGGAATGGGTAGCGTAGAAAGAGTGGCCCGCTTCTTCGAGAAGAATAAGCCAGTACGAAGTAGCCTACCTAGTAGCTACCTACCTCAGCCTGACGACGTAGAGGGGATGGCAAACTACGTAGTCTTCATGACCTCCATAGACCATAGGACAGGGCCTTTCTTCGTAGACCTCGTAGGCAAGGAGGAGCGAAAAGGAGCGGAGCTGCTATGGAAGTTAGGAGAGCTTAAGTGGAAAGTAGACAAGCAGTTCTTCAACCCACGGAGGATGAGCAAGGTGAGTAGTGAGGAGGTTAAGAGGTGGCTTACCACCTCTAAGGGCGTAGTTGCCAGAGAGCCTGAGCTAAGATCACTCCTACTTAGGGATGCCGCGCGATGGTTAAACAGGCTCTGTGGGGGGAGGGCCTTGAGGATGGTTGAGAGGGCTCAGGGAAGCTGCTCAAGGCTCGTAGAGCTCCTAAGGCCGTTTAAAGCGTTCAACGACCCAGTAGCTAAGAAGGCCTACCTATTAGCTAAGCTCTTAATTAAGTCCAAGATTATGAGGCCCTCTAGCATAGAGGAGCTCTGCCTTCCAGTAGACAACCACGTAACTAGAGTTACGCTAAGACTAGGGCTCGTGGAGGCTCCTAAGCGAAACGAATACTCCTCAAAGCTAGAGTTAGACATAGCGCTTAGGCTACTTGTTAGAGAGGTCTGGAGGAG from Candidatus Nezhaarchaeota archaeon includes these protein-coding regions:
- a CDS encoding HAD family hydrolase, which codes for MRFSAVLFDLGGTLVGGSDTREAFMASVSSLVKLLKERGFKVSEREVAQVRLRNRDRFNQLRKTSLREVVGEVWMAEDLRSLGIEPSKDLVAEALKAHCEAILEHRFVYDDALRALEELSEMRVSMAVVSNASIHRLAEETLRRLGLSGFFKILVTSAQVGWRKPHPAMFIKALEGLGVSPSEAAFVGDDPVADIEGARGVGIEAVLIERRPQQLLAPTPPRLRISSLSSLTRTLSSL
- a CDS encoding N-glycosylase/DNA lyase, with amino-acid sequence MGSVERVARFFEKNKPVRSSLPSSYLPQPDDVEGMANYVVFMTSIDHRTGPFFVDLVGKEERKGAELLWKLGELKWKVDKQFFNPRRMSKVSSEEVKRWLTTSKGVVAREPELRSLLLRDAARWLNRLCGGRALRMVERAQGSCSRLVELLRPFKAFNDPVAKKAYLLAKLLIKSKIMRPSSIEELCLPVDNHVTRVTLRLGLVEAPKRNEYSSKLELDIALRLLVREVWRRVVREAEVDPIAMDDLLWLVGRELCKRSEALCSARAEAEVGLIDKVAPWAWGRCPLEEVCLGYRRTQRRRLKEPIVKTWWY
- a CDS encoding thermosome subunit — protein: MAVSAVPVLVLKEGTSRTVGRDAQRANIMAVKVIAEAVKTSLGPMGMDKMLVSSFGDVTITNDGATILKEMDIQHPAAKMMVEVAKAQDAEVGDGTTTAVVLAGELLKNSEELLDQDVHATVIMDGYRKAMSKALDILSEVAKSVDPTDKELLKKIALTTLSGKAAVASARDLLAELSVKAILQVARKTDGKYVVDIDDVKVEKKRGESLAETQLINGVVVDKEVVHPGMPKRVEKAKIALLECPLEVEKTEMTAKINITSPEQMKAFLDEEIRMLRSMVDKIASTGANVVLCEKGI